In the genome of Candidatus Dormiibacterota bacterium, one region contains:
- a CDS encoding sterol desaturase family protein, translating into MIRTFFKHGSNAVLVAALLAAAIAFARGALHFSLLGVAIGAAVFFSSEYTTHRFLFHAKPTSIPFVLRLQHLLHYDHHVDPAKLDLLFLPLWFTVPVAALYFAVYYAIVRDVSLTTSLVFGSLLALTYYEWVHYVAHIPFVPKTPIGKYVKKYHLWHHFKNEHLWYGVTNPSMDFVMGTYRNVEDADRSTTVRELF; encoded by the coding sequence GTGATACGAACGTTCTTCAAACACGGCAGTAACGCCGTATTAGTGGCGGCACTGCTCGCGGCGGCCATCGCGTTCGCGCGAGGAGCTTTGCACTTTTCGCTGCTTGGAGTGGCGATCGGCGCCGCCGTATTCTTCAGTTCGGAATACACGACGCACCGCTTTCTCTTCCACGCCAAACCCACGAGCATCCCGTTCGTGCTTCGGCTGCAGCACCTGTTGCACTACGATCACCACGTCGACCCGGCCAAGCTCGATCTGCTGTTCCTGCCGCTCTGGTTTACGGTACCGGTTGCCGCGCTGTATTTCGCCGTATATTACGCGATCGTCCGCGACGTGAGCCTCACGACGTCGCTCGTCTTCGGAAGCTTGCTCGCACTCACATACTACGAATGGGTGCACTACGTCGCGCACATCCCCTTCGTCCCAAAGACGCCGATCGGCAAATACGTGAAGAAGTACCACCTGTGGCACCACTTCAAGAACGAGCACCTGTGGTACGGCGTCACCAATCCCTCGATGGATTTCGTGATGGGCACCTACCGCAACGTCGAAGACGCCGACCGCAGCACGACCGTGCGCGAACTCTTTTAG
- a CDS encoding c-type cytochrome, whose translation MRGFILGIVLTLAVSVGGAYAAVSQGWVPANADSPPSRLEAWAARKSLHMTLDREAPRTPDPVALTDANLIAGIKLYGANCAACHGVANGMASNIAVGLYQHAPQLGQHGVTDDPEGVTFWKIKHGIRLTGMPAFSNTLADTQIWQMTLFLKHMDALSPAAEKAWKALENPVQIAPKSAQPPPRRRG comes from the coding sequence ATGAGGGGTTTCATTCTCGGTATCGTACTAACGCTTGCCGTGTCGGTCGGCGGAGCGTACGCGGCCGTATCGCAAGGCTGGGTTCCGGCCAACGCCGACTCACCCCCGTCGCGTCTTGAAGCGTGGGCTGCTCGGAAATCGCTCCACATGACCCTCGATCGCGAAGCGCCCCGCACGCCCGATCCGGTCGCCCTAACCGACGCGAACCTGATCGCCGGGATCAAACTCTACGGCGCGAACTGCGCCGCCTGTCACGGCGTCGCCAACGGCATGGCCTCCAACATCGCGGTCGGGCTCTACCAGCACGCTCCGCAACTCGGGCAACACGGCGTAACCGACGACCCGGAAGGCGTCACGTTTTGGAAGATCAAGCACGGCATTCGCCTCACCGGTATGCCCGCGTTCTCCAACACGCTGGCCGACACGCAAATCTGGCAGATGACCCTGTTCCTCAAGCACATGGACGCGCTCTCACCGGCCGCCGAGAAGGCTTGGAAAGCGCTCGAGAACCCAGTCCAAATCGCGCCCAAGTCGGCGCAGCCTCCACCTCGCCGGCGCGGCTAG